The Chanos chanos chromosome 16, fChaCha1.1, whole genome shotgun sequence genome has a window encoding:
- the acsl6 gene encoding long-chain-fatty-acid--CoA ligase 6 isoform X1, with product MKAQDLLLSLRLPEVGELGQLLRSLPTSTLGEDGARRSMLGGSPELLTHYHDDARTLYEVFQRGLHITGDGPCLGSRLPNQPYEWLSYKEVATRAENLGSGLLYQGCQPTPDQFIGVFAQNRPEWIISELACYTYSMVVVPLYDTLGPDAIRYIINTADISTVICDKAEKAQVLLENVEKKETPGLKRIILMDPFDSLLVEKGQMCGVQVQALKDVEALGKDHHRNPVPPRPDDISIVCFTSGTTGNPKGVMLTHGNVVADFSGFLKVTDGDIRLLSDDMKVLRPTIFPVVPRLLNRMYDKIFTQANTPLKRWLLNFAAKRKGAEVSSGVIRSDSIWDKIFFSRIQASLGGRLRMIITGAAPASPAVLGFLRAALGCQVYEAYGQTECTAGCTYTTPGDWTSGHVGAPLPCNLIKLVDVAEKNYFASKGEGEICVKGPNVFKGYLKDPERTAETLDPDGWLHTGDIGKWLPNGTLKIIDRKKHIFKLAQGEYISPEKIENIYIRSEPVSQLYVHGDSLQSCLVGIVVPDPEVLPSWAQKKGFEGCYKDLCKNMELKKAIMEDMVRLGKASGLHSFEQVKDIYIHDEMFSIQNGLLTPTLKSKRPELREFFKEEIDQMYSNISM from the exons ATGAAAGCCCAGGACCTGCTGCTCAGCCTGCGGCTGCCAGAGGTGGGCGAACTGGGCCAGCTCCTGCGCTCACTCCCCACATCCACGCTG GGAGAGGATGGTGCTCGTAGATCGATGTTAGGGGGCAGTCCCGAGCTGCTGACTCATTACCATGACGACGCGAGGACTTTGTATGAGGTGTTCCAGAGAGGTCTGCACATAACCG GTGACGGGCCGTGTTTAGGTTCCAGGCTGCCAAATCAGCCCTATGAGTGGCTGTCATATAAAGAG GTCGCAACCCGGGCAGAGAACCTGGGCTCAGGTTTACTGTACCAGGGCTGCCAGCCTACCCCTGACCAGTTCATCGGAGTTTTTgcacagaacagaccagag tggatTATCTCAGAGTTGGCTTGTTACACATACTCTATGGTGGTAGTGCCTCTGTATGACACTCTGGGTCCTGATGCTATTCGCTACATTATTAACACCG CGGACATCTCCACGGTGATCTGCGATAAGGCGGAGAAGGCCCAGGTCCTGCTGGAGAATGTGGAGAAGAAGGAGACCCCGGGGCTGAAGAGGATCATCCTCATGGACCCCTTTGACTCTCTGCTGGTGGAGAAGGGCCAGATGTGTGGTGTGCAGGTGCAGGCGCTGAAAGATGTGGAG GCTTTGGGGAAGGATCACCATAGAAACCCTGTG CCACCTCGTCCAGATGACATTTCAATCGTGTGTTTCACCAGTGGGACCACag GAAACCCAAAGGGCGTGATGCTGACCCATGGAAATGTGGTGGCTGATTTCTCTGGTTTCCTGAAAGTGACTGAT GGAGATATCCGGCTGCTCTCCGACGACATGAAGGTTCTGAGACCCACCATATTTCCCGTGGTACCCCGTCTGCTAAATCGGATGTATGACAAA ATCTTCACCCAGGCAAACACCCCCCTGAAGCGCTGGTTGCTGAACTTTGCGGCCAAGAGGAAAGGGGCAGAGGTCAGCAGCGGGGTCATCCGGAGTGACAGCATATGGGACAAGATCTTCTTCAGTAGGATACAG GCCAGTTTAGGTGGACGCTTGCGCATGATCATCACCGGAGCAGCTCCTGCATCGCCAGCTGTACTGGGTTTCTTACGTGCTGCTCTCGGATGTCAG gtctaTGAAGCATATGGCCAAACAGAATGTACGGCTGGCTGCACATACACCACTCCTGGAGACTGGACCTCAG GCCATGTAGGAGCACCACTGCCTTGTAATCTAATTAAACTTGTGGATGTGGCTGAAAAAAACTACTTTGCCTCCAAAGGAGAGGGTGAG aTCTGTGTGAAGGGTCCGAACGTTTTTAAGGGTTACCTCAAAGACCCGGAGAGGACAGCCGAGACTCTGGATCCGGATGGTTGGCTGCACACAGGAGATATTGGGAAATGGTTACCA AATGGCACTTTGAAGATCATCGACAGGAAGAAGCATATCTTCAAGCTGGCGCAGGGAGAATACATCTCTCCAGAGAAGATCGAGAACATCTACATTCGCAGTGAACCTGTCTCCCAGCTGTATGTTCATGGAGACAGTCTGCAG TCCTGCCTGGTGGGAATTGTAGTTCCAGATCCTGAAGTTCTCCCTTCCTGGGCCCAGAAAAAAGGCTTTGAAGGCTGCTACAAAGACCTGTGTAAAAATATG GAGCTAAAGAAAGCTATCATGGAGGACATGGTGCGTCTTGGTAAAGCCAGTGGCCTGCACTCGTTTGAACAG GTCAAAGATATCTACATTCATGACGAAATGTTCTCCATACAAAATGGCCTGCTGACTCCGACGTTAAAGTCCAAGAGGCCAGAGCTGAGGGAGTTCTTCAAGGAGGAGATCGACCAAATGTACAGCAACATTTCCATGTAA
- the acsl6 gene encoding long-chain-fatty-acid--CoA ligase 6 isoform X3: protein MEKMKAQDLLLSLRLPEVGELGQLLRSLPTSTLVGLGALTAILAYWLATRPRAITPPCDLHHQSEEVQDGARRSMLGGSPELLTHYHDDARTLYEVFQRGLHITGDGPCLGSRLPNQPYEWLSYKEVATRAENLGSGLLYQGCQPTPDQFIGVFAQNRPEWIISELACYTYSMVVVPLYDTLGPDAIRYIINTADISTVICDKAEKAQVLLENVEKKETPGLKRIILMDPFDSLLVEKGQMCGVQVQALKDVEALGKDHHRNPVPPRPDDISIVCFTSGTTGNPKGVMLTHGNVVADFSGFLKVTDKVICPNQDDVLISYLPLAHMFERLIECVVYCHGGRIGFFQGDIRLLSDDMKVLRPTIFPVVPRLLNRMYDKIFTQANTPLKRWLLNFAAKRKGAEVSSGVIRSDSIWDKIFFSRIQASLGGRLRMIITGAAPASPAVLGFLRAALGCQVYEAYGQTECTAGCTYTTPGDWTSGHVGAPLPCNLIKLVDVAEKNYFASKGEGEICVKGPNVFKGYLKDPERTAETLDPDGWLHTGDIGKWLPNGTLKIIDRKKHIFKLAQGEYISPEKIENIYIRSEPVSQLYVHGDSLQSCLVGIVVPDPEVLPSWAQKKGFEGCYKDLCKNMELKKAIMEDMVRLGKASGLHSFEQVKDIYIHDEMFSIQNGLLTPTLKSKRPELREFFKEEIDQMYSNISM, encoded by the exons ATGGAGAAGATGAAAGCCCAGGACCTGCTGCTCAGCCTGCGGCTGCCAGAGGTGGGCGAACTGGGCCAGCTCCTGCGCTCACTCCCCACATCCACGCTGGTGGGTCTGGGAGCACTCACTGCCATACTGGCTTACTGGCTGGCCACACGTCCCCGCGCCATCACGCCTCCCTGTGATCTCCACCATCAGTCAGAGGAGGTGCAG GATGGTGCTCGTAGATCGATGTTAGGGGGCAGTCCCGAGCTGCTGACTCATTACCATGACGACGCGAGGACTTTGTATGAGGTGTTCCAGAGAGGTCTGCACATAACCG GTGACGGGCCGTGTTTAGGTTCCAGGCTGCCAAATCAGCCCTATGAGTGGCTGTCATATAAAGAG GTCGCAACCCGGGCAGAGAACCTGGGCTCAGGTTTACTGTACCAGGGCTGCCAGCCTACCCCTGACCAGTTCATCGGAGTTTTTgcacagaacagaccagag tggatTATCTCAGAGTTGGCTTGTTACACATACTCTATGGTGGTAGTGCCTCTGTATGACACTCTGGGTCCTGATGCTATTCGCTACATTATTAACACCG CGGACATCTCCACGGTGATCTGCGATAAGGCGGAGAAGGCCCAGGTCCTGCTGGAGAATGTGGAGAAGAAGGAGACCCCGGGGCTGAAGAGGATCATCCTCATGGACCCCTTTGACTCTCTGCTGGTGGAGAAGGGCCAGATGTGTGGTGTGCAGGTGCAGGCGCTGAAAGATGTGGAG GCTTTGGGGAAGGATCACCATAGAAACCCTGTG CCACCTCGTCCAGATGACATTTCAATCGTGTGTTTCACCAGTGGGACCACag GAAACCCAAAGGGCGTGATGCTGACCCATGGAAATGTGGTGGCTGATTTCTCTGGTTTCCTGAAAGTGACTGAT AAAGTCATATGTCCCAATCAAGACGATGTGCTCATATCATACCTTCCCCTGGCTCACATGTTTGAGAGACTCATTGAG TGCGTGGTGTATTGTCATGGTGGGAGAATCGGCTTTTTCCAGGGAGATATCCGGCTGCTCTCCGACGACATGAAGGTTCTGAGACCCACCATATTTCCCGTGGTACCCCGTCTGCTAAATCGGATGTATGACAAA ATCTTCACCCAGGCAAACACCCCCCTGAAGCGCTGGTTGCTGAACTTTGCGGCCAAGAGGAAAGGGGCAGAGGTCAGCAGCGGGGTCATCCGGAGTGACAGCATATGGGACAAGATCTTCTTCAGTAGGATACAG GCCAGTTTAGGTGGACGCTTGCGCATGATCATCACCGGAGCAGCTCCTGCATCGCCAGCTGTACTGGGTTTCTTACGTGCTGCTCTCGGATGTCAG gtctaTGAAGCATATGGCCAAACAGAATGTACGGCTGGCTGCACATACACCACTCCTGGAGACTGGACCTCAG GCCATGTAGGAGCACCACTGCCTTGTAATCTAATTAAACTTGTGGATGTGGCTGAAAAAAACTACTTTGCCTCCAAAGGAGAGGGTGAG aTCTGTGTGAAGGGTCCGAACGTTTTTAAGGGTTACCTCAAAGACCCGGAGAGGACAGCCGAGACTCTGGATCCGGATGGTTGGCTGCACACAGGAGATATTGGGAAATGGTTACCA AATGGCACTTTGAAGATCATCGACAGGAAGAAGCATATCTTCAAGCTGGCGCAGGGAGAATACATCTCTCCAGAGAAGATCGAGAACATCTACATTCGCAGTGAACCTGTCTCCCAGCTGTATGTTCATGGAGACAGTCTGCAG TCCTGCCTGGTGGGAATTGTAGTTCCAGATCCTGAAGTTCTCCCTTCCTGGGCCCAGAAAAAAGGCTTTGAAGGCTGCTACAAAGACCTGTGTAAAAATATG GAGCTAAAGAAAGCTATCATGGAGGACATGGTGCGTCTTGGTAAAGCCAGTGGCCTGCACTCGTTTGAACAG GTCAAAGATATCTACATTCATGACGAAATGTTCTCCATACAAAATGGCCTGCTGACTCCGACGTTAAAGTCCAAGAGGCCAGAGCTGAGGGAGTTCTTCAAGGAGGAGATCGACCAAATGTACAGCAACATTTCCATGTAA
- the acsl6 gene encoding long-chain-fatty-acid--CoA ligase 6 isoform X2, whose protein sequence is MEKMKAQDLLLSLRLPEVGELGQLLRSLPTSTLVGLGALTAILAYWLATRPRAITPPCDLHHQSEEVQGEDGARRSMLGGSPELLTHYHDDARTLYEVFQRGLHITGDGPCLGSRLPNQPYEWLSYKEVATRAENLGSGLLYQGCQPTPDQFIGVFAQNRPEWIISELACYTYSMVVVPLYDTLGPDAIRYIINTADISTVICDKAEKAQVLLENVEKKETPGLKRIILMDPFDSLLVEKGQMCGVQVQALKDVEALGKDHHRNPVPPRPDDISIVCFTSGTTGNPKGVMLTHGNVVADFSGFLKVTDKVICPNQDDVLISYLPLAHMFERLIECVVYCHGGRIGFFQGDIRLLSDDMKVLRPTIFPVVPRLLNRMYDKIFTQANTPLKRWLLNFAAKRKGAEVSSGVIRSDSIWDKIFFSRIQASLGGRLRMIITGAAPASPAVLGFLRAALGCQVYEAYGQTECTAGCTYTTPGDWTSGHVGAPLPCNLIKLVDVAEKNYFASKGEGEICVKGPNVFKGYLKDPERTAETLDPDGWLHTGDIGKWLPNGTLKIIDRKKHIFKLAQGEYISPEKIENIYIRSEPVSQLYVHGDSLQSCLVGIVVPDPEVLPSWAQKKGFEGCYKDLCKNMELKKAIMEDMVRLGKASGLHSFEQVKDIYIHDEMFSIQNGLLTPTLKSKRPELREFFKEEIDQMYSNISM, encoded by the exons ATGGAGAAGATGAAAGCCCAGGACCTGCTGCTCAGCCTGCGGCTGCCAGAGGTGGGCGAACTGGGCCAGCTCCTGCGCTCACTCCCCACATCCACGCTGGTGGGTCTGGGAGCACTCACTGCCATACTGGCTTACTGGCTGGCCACACGTCCCCGCGCCATCACGCCTCCCTGTGATCTCCACCATCAGTCAGAGGAGGTGCAG GGAGAGGATGGTGCTCGTAGATCGATGTTAGGGGGCAGTCCCGAGCTGCTGACTCATTACCATGACGACGCGAGGACTTTGTATGAGGTGTTCCAGAGAGGTCTGCACATAACCG GTGACGGGCCGTGTTTAGGTTCCAGGCTGCCAAATCAGCCCTATGAGTGGCTGTCATATAAAGAG GTCGCAACCCGGGCAGAGAACCTGGGCTCAGGTTTACTGTACCAGGGCTGCCAGCCTACCCCTGACCAGTTCATCGGAGTTTTTgcacagaacagaccagag tggatTATCTCAGAGTTGGCTTGTTACACATACTCTATGGTGGTAGTGCCTCTGTATGACACTCTGGGTCCTGATGCTATTCGCTACATTATTAACACCG CGGACATCTCCACGGTGATCTGCGATAAGGCGGAGAAGGCCCAGGTCCTGCTGGAGAATGTGGAGAAGAAGGAGACCCCGGGGCTGAAGAGGATCATCCTCATGGACCCCTTTGACTCTCTGCTGGTGGAGAAGGGCCAGATGTGTGGTGTGCAGGTGCAGGCGCTGAAAGATGTGGAG GCTTTGGGGAAGGATCACCATAGAAACCCTGTG CCACCTCGTCCAGATGACATTTCAATCGTGTGTTTCACCAGTGGGACCACag GAAACCCAAAGGGCGTGATGCTGACCCATGGAAATGTGGTGGCTGATTTCTCTGGTTTCCTGAAAGTGACTGAT AAAGTCATATGTCCCAATCAAGACGATGTGCTCATATCATACCTTCCCCTGGCTCACATGTTTGAGAGACTCATTGAG TGCGTGGTGTATTGTCATGGTGGGAGAATCGGCTTTTTCCAGGGAGATATCCGGCTGCTCTCCGACGACATGAAGGTTCTGAGACCCACCATATTTCCCGTGGTACCCCGTCTGCTAAATCGGATGTATGACAAA ATCTTCACCCAGGCAAACACCCCCCTGAAGCGCTGGTTGCTGAACTTTGCGGCCAAGAGGAAAGGGGCAGAGGTCAGCAGCGGGGTCATCCGGAGTGACAGCATATGGGACAAGATCTTCTTCAGTAGGATACAG GCCAGTTTAGGTGGACGCTTGCGCATGATCATCACCGGAGCAGCTCCTGCATCGCCAGCTGTACTGGGTTTCTTACGTGCTGCTCTCGGATGTCAG gtctaTGAAGCATATGGCCAAACAGAATGTACGGCTGGCTGCACATACACCACTCCTGGAGACTGGACCTCAG GCCATGTAGGAGCACCACTGCCTTGTAATCTAATTAAACTTGTGGATGTGGCTGAAAAAAACTACTTTGCCTCCAAAGGAGAGGGTGAG aTCTGTGTGAAGGGTCCGAACGTTTTTAAGGGTTACCTCAAAGACCCGGAGAGGACAGCCGAGACTCTGGATCCGGATGGTTGGCTGCACACAGGAGATATTGGGAAATGGTTACCA AATGGCACTTTGAAGATCATCGACAGGAAGAAGCATATCTTCAAGCTGGCGCAGGGAGAATACATCTCTCCAGAGAAGATCGAGAACATCTACATTCGCAGTGAACCTGTCTCCCAGCTGTATGTTCATGGAGACAGTCTGCAG TCCTGCCTGGTGGGAATTGTAGTTCCAGATCCTGAAGTTCTCCCTTCCTGGGCCCAGAAAAAAGGCTTTGAAGGCTGCTACAAAGACCTGTGTAAAAATATG GAGCTAAAGAAAGCTATCATGGAGGACATGGTGCGTCTTGGTAAAGCCAGTGGCCTGCACTCGTTTGAACAG GTCAAAGATATCTACATTCATGACGAAATGTTCTCCATACAAAATGGCCTGCTGACTCCGACGTTAAAGTCCAAGAGGCCAGAGCTGAGGGAGTTCTTCAAGGAGGAGATCGACCAAATGTACAGCAACATTTCCATGTAA
- the acsl6 gene encoding long-chain-fatty-acid--CoA ligase 6 isoform X4 translates to MEKMKAQDLLLSLRLPEVGELGQLLRSLPTSTLGEDGARRSMLGGSPELLTHYHDDARTLYEVFQRGLHITGDGPCLGSRLPNQPYEWLSYKEVATRAENLGSGLLYQGCQPTPDQFIGVFAQNRPEWIISELACYTYSMVVVPLYDTLGPDAIRYIINTADISTVICDKAEKAQVLLENVEKKETPGLKRIILMDPFDSLLVEKGQMCGVQVQALKDVEALGKDHHRNPVPPRPDDISIVCFTSGTTGNPKGVMLTHGNVVADFSGFLKVTDKVICPNQDDVLISYLPLAHMFERLIECVVYCHGGRIGFFQGDIRLLSDDMKVLRPTIFPVVPRLLNRMYDKIFTQANTPLKRWLLNFAAKRKGAEVSSGVIRSDSIWDKIFFSRIQASLGGRLRMIITGAAPASPAVLGFLRAALGCQVYEAYGQTECTAGCTYTTPGDWTSGHVGAPLPCNLIKLVDVAEKNYFASKGEGEICVKGPNVFKGYLKDPERTAETLDPDGWLHTGDIGKWLPNGTLKIIDRKKHIFKLAQGEYISPEKIENIYIRSEPVSQLYVHGDSLQSCLVGIVVPDPEVLPSWAQKKGFEGCYKDLCKNMELKKAIMEDMVRLGKASGLHSFEQVKDIYIHDEMFSIQNGLLTPTLKSKRPELREFFKEEIDQMYSNISM, encoded by the exons ATGGAGAAGATGAAAGCCCAGGACCTGCTGCTCAGCCTGCGGCTGCCAGAGGTGGGCGAACTGGGCCAGCTCCTGCGCTCACTCCCCACATCCACGCTG GGAGAGGATGGTGCTCGTAGATCGATGTTAGGGGGCAGTCCCGAGCTGCTGACTCATTACCATGACGACGCGAGGACTTTGTATGAGGTGTTCCAGAGAGGTCTGCACATAACCG GTGACGGGCCGTGTTTAGGTTCCAGGCTGCCAAATCAGCCCTATGAGTGGCTGTCATATAAAGAG GTCGCAACCCGGGCAGAGAACCTGGGCTCAGGTTTACTGTACCAGGGCTGCCAGCCTACCCCTGACCAGTTCATCGGAGTTTTTgcacagaacagaccagag tggatTATCTCAGAGTTGGCTTGTTACACATACTCTATGGTGGTAGTGCCTCTGTATGACACTCTGGGTCCTGATGCTATTCGCTACATTATTAACACCG CGGACATCTCCACGGTGATCTGCGATAAGGCGGAGAAGGCCCAGGTCCTGCTGGAGAATGTGGAGAAGAAGGAGACCCCGGGGCTGAAGAGGATCATCCTCATGGACCCCTTTGACTCTCTGCTGGTGGAGAAGGGCCAGATGTGTGGTGTGCAGGTGCAGGCGCTGAAAGATGTGGAG GCTTTGGGGAAGGATCACCATAGAAACCCTGTG CCACCTCGTCCAGATGACATTTCAATCGTGTGTTTCACCAGTGGGACCACag GAAACCCAAAGGGCGTGATGCTGACCCATGGAAATGTGGTGGCTGATTTCTCTGGTTTCCTGAAAGTGACTGAT AAAGTCATATGTCCCAATCAAGACGATGTGCTCATATCATACCTTCCCCTGGCTCACATGTTTGAGAGACTCATTGAG TGCGTGGTGTATTGTCATGGTGGGAGAATCGGCTTTTTCCAGGGAGATATCCGGCTGCTCTCCGACGACATGAAGGTTCTGAGACCCACCATATTTCCCGTGGTACCCCGTCTGCTAAATCGGATGTATGACAAA ATCTTCACCCAGGCAAACACCCCCCTGAAGCGCTGGTTGCTGAACTTTGCGGCCAAGAGGAAAGGGGCAGAGGTCAGCAGCGGGGTCATCCGGAGTGACAGCATATGGGACAAGATCTTCTTCAGTAGGATACAG GCCAGTTTAGGTGGACGCTTGCGCATGATCATCACCGGAGCAGCTCCTGCATCGCCAGCTGTACTGGGTTTCTTACGTGCTGCTCTCGGATGTCAG gtctaTGAAGCATATGGCCAAACAGAATGTACGGCTGGCTGCACATACACCACTCCTGGAGACTGGACCTCAG GCCATGTAGGAGCACCACTGCCTTGTAATCTAATTAAACTTGTGGATGTGGCTGAAAAAAACTACTTTGCCTCCAAAGGAGAGGGTGAG aTCTGTGTGAAGGGTCCGAACGTTTTTAAGGGTTACCTCAAAGACCCGGAGAGGACAGCCGAGACTCTGGATCCGGATGGTTGGCTGCACACAGGAGATATTGGGAAATGGTTACCA AATGGCACTTTGAAGATCATCGACAGGAAGAAGCATATCTTCAAGCTGGCGCAGGGAGAATACATCTCTCCAGAGAAGATCGAGAACATCTACATTCGCAGTGAACCTGTCTCCCAGCTGTATGTTCATGGAGACAGTCTGCAG TCCTGCCTGGTGGGAATTGTAGTTCCAGATCCTGAAGTTCTCCCTTCCTGGGCCCAGAAAAAAGGCTTTGAAGGCTGCTACAAAGACCTGTGTAAAAATATG GAGCTAAAGAAAGCTATCATGGAGGACATGGTGCGTCTTGGTAAAGCCAGTGGCCTGCACTCGTTTGAACAG GTCAAAGATATCTACATTCATGACGAAATGTTCTCCATACAAAATGGCCTGCTGACTCCGACGTTAAAGTCCAAGAGGCCAGAGCTGAGGGAGTTCTTCAAGGAGGAGATCGACCAAATGTACAGCAACATTTCCATGTAA